GGTTCAATGCTCGTTCCAGCGGGGAGACATCCCTAGGCAGCGGCAGTTGCGAACGAAGCCAGGGGCCAGCGACCTCGCCATTGGTCCGCCAGGGCGTGCCGCTAAGACGCCTCAATTGCCGGTCCCGCGCTTGGAGGACACGAGCGGCGATATCGGCGCTGGACTCTGGCTGGTCCTCAGCATCACCCAGGAACGAGCGATGCTGAGGCAGCATGTGGTGCCGGATGTCAATGCGGTCCATGATCGGACCTGACAGCCGCTCCTGGTAGCGGCGAACCATCATCGGCGAGCAGCGGCATTCACGGCCCACCACCCCGTGGAAGCCGCAGGGGCATGGATTGGCGGCCAGCACCAGCTGGAACCGAGCCGGATAACGCACCTGCACAGCCGCCCTTCCGATGGTGACCCAGCCGGACTCCAGTGGTGTGCGCAGCGCATCAAGGATGCGAGCGCCAAATTCCGGGGCCTCATCGAGGAACAGCACTCCCCGGTGGGCCAGGGAGATGGAGCCAGGACGTATTAGTCGCGCTCCCCCGCCGATAATCGAGGCCGGCGATGAAGAATGGTGTGGGTCCGCGTAGGGCGGATCGATGAGAAGCCCTCCGCTCAGGTCCATCCCGGCAAGTGAGTGCAGAGCTGATACCTCGACCGCCTCCTCCCCGTCGAGGGAAGGCAGGATGCTGGTCAGCCGGGCAGCCAGCATGGTTTTACCCACTCCGGGAGCACCATGCAGAAAGACGTGATGCCGTCCTGCGGCAGCCACTTCCATTGCCCACCGGCCGTCGAGGTGCCCCTGGACTTCCCGGAAGTCCAGCGTGGGCCGCTCCCAGGGGCCCTGATCTTCTTCAACCGGCGCGTCCCAGCCACCCATCGGTGGTTCCCCGTTGAGCACTGCGACGAGATCTTTGAGATGCCCAACCGCCCATACCGTGATGCCCGGCACCAGACCAGCCTCAGCCTCCTGGCTTGCGGGAACGATGGCTTTATCGAATCCGTTCCTGGCAGCCGCGAGCAGGGCGGGAAGGATTCCCGGGACCCGGCGCAGTCTGCCGTCCAGTCCCAGTTCACCGAGGCACACGTGGCTCTTCGCTGCTTCCAGCGGCACTTTGCCGATAGCCGCAAGGACAGCCGTGGCGATGGCTAAATCGTAATGAGTGCCGGTCTTGGGAAGATTCGCGGGAGACAGGTTGATGGTGACCAGGCCGCTTGGCCATGGCAGCGAGGCCCCTGTCACCGCGGCTCTGACCCGTTCCTTCGCCTGCGACAACGCGGCATCCGGGAGTCCAACGAGCACCGTGCGGGGCAGGCCACCGCCGTCGGCCACCTCTACCTCGACCATCGCGCCCTCCAGTCCGTTGAGCGCCACCGACCAGGCCAGTGCGGTGCTCATTCGTCTATCCCCTGGGCATGGCTGAGCACAGGCTTCCGCCCGGGCTGCAACAACACGCCTATCGCATCGATGCGCAACCGGTCTGCCCGAAGCCTGTGCTCGGCGAGCCACAGCAGGCTGAGCTGCCTGATCTTGCTGCGTTTGCGCCACGTGACTGCCTCAAGCGGATCCCCGAATCCAAGCCCTGAGCGGCATTTCACCTCGACAAACACCAGAGCACCAGCATGTGGGTCATGGGCGACGACATCAAGCTCACCCTCGTTGCAACGCCAGTTCCGGTCCAGCACCTGCCAGCCAAGACCCACGAGATGCTCAACGGCCCGCTCCTCCCCGATCTGACCGATGGCACGGGCTTTTCCACGAACAACCACAAGATCACCTCCTGCCCACACTCTGGGCAGGAGGTGAGGTTCAACGAACGCTTTCCACAGGGTCAGTTCTGGTCGGGAACCGAGAAGTCGGAATGGGCGATCTCCTCAATGGAGACGTCACGGAAAGTCAGGACCTTCGCGCTCTTGACGAAACGTGCTGGACGGTACATGTCCCACACCCAGGCATCGCCCATGGAGACCTCATAGTAGACATCACCACCCTCAGTCCGCACTTTCAAATCCACTGCATTACACAGGTAGAAACGCCGCTCGGTCTCCACAGCATACGTGAAGATACTGACTACATCTTTGTACTCGTGATAGAGATCAAGCTCCAGCTTGCTCTCGTACTGTTCCAGGTCTTCCGCGCTCATGGTTCTCACACTCTAGCCGCATCTGGCACACACGAGTAGCTGAGCCGGTGGATAGGGGTGGGTCCCAACTCTTTCAGAGCTCTCTTGTGAGCAGCCGTGCAGTACCCCTTGTGCACCCAGAAGCCATAGCCAGGGTATTCCTGCTCGTAGGCCATCATGATCGCATCGCGCTGAACCTTGGCGACGATGGAGGCTGCGCTGATGCAGGCAACCACCTTGTCACCCTTCCAGACGCCCAGCCCCGGCGCACCGAGGCCATTGACAGGGAAACCGTCAGTCAAGACGAATCCCGGTCGTATCTCCAGCCGGGCGACAGCCCTCCGAAGCCCCTGCAAATCGGCCTCGTGCATCCCCAGGGAGTCGCAATCAGCAGGCTCGACCCGGCTCCAGGCGACAGCGGCTGCACGCTCCAGTATCAGGTCACAGAGTCCGGCACGGCGTTTTGGACTAATCGCCTTGGAATCATCGAGTCCCGCGATGGGGCGCGCCGGATCCAAGACGACGGCAGCAGCCACCAGAGGACCTGCGCAGGCACCTCGCCCTGCCTCATCTGCTCCGGCGACCGGTCCAAGCCCGGTTGCTACCAGTAGCCTCTCGTAGCTGTCCAGACCCGCTAGCACCCGGCTGGGGCCTCGATGATGGTCGGTTCCGCGGGGACTTCCCGCTCAGGTTTGGGGATCTTCGAGAAAGCCTCTGGCACCCGGAACGTCGATAATCGGTCCAGAGGAGCGACAACAGCCACTGTCGCTCCGACCACTTTGCTGGTGGGCACGAACGCCGCAGTGCCCGGGGTACCACCATCTGATGTGTCTCTCAGATGGCAGCGGGAATCCGCTGATGCGTTGCGATGATCTCCCATGACGAAGATACGGTCAGCCGGGACGATGACGTCGAATGGAACATTCGACGGGGCGACCTGTGCCCCATTCTCGGAGTAGAGATACTGCGACTCGTCCAGAGCCACGTTGTTCACGGTGATGGCACCCTCAGCCGTGCAGCAGGTCACACGATCCCCTGGCATGCCGATTGCCCGTTTGATGAGGTATCCGCCTCCTGGGTTCGGCAGGATGCCGATGAACTCCAGCGTCTTCTCGAATGCGCTGTGCTCAGGCTGCGGTCCCGACAGCCAATGCGCTGGGTCCTCGAAAACCACCACGTCGCCTCGCTGGAATCCACCGAACTTGGCGACTAGAACCCTGTCACCCACCTTGAGAGTGTTCTCCATGCTGCCGCTTGGGATACTGAACACCTGGGTGACGAACCCTTTCACCAGGGTTGAGATCAAGAGCGCGCCGACAAGAATGATGGCAATCTCGCCCACTCCACTGAAGAGCCTGCGTGCGAAAGATCGTGGTTTCTCCTGAGCGGCCTCAGTGCTGGATTCTTCGGTGTTGTCCAACGCAATAGCCTTCCTGAAAAATGCCAGCGGCCCGCGCCGCCGGGAATCACCCTACATGCGCGGGCCAAACCCTCAGGAGCGCTTTTCCTTGATCTTGGCCGCCTTACCGCGCAGGCCACGCAGGTAGTACAGCTTGGCGCGGCGCACGTCGCCCCGGCGCTCGACCTCAATCTTCTCGATGATCGGACTGTGCAGGGGGAAGGTGCGCTCCACACCGATGCCGAAGCTCACCTTGCGAACGGTGAAAGCCTCCTGGACACCACCTGCGTTGCGGGCGATCACAACACCGGCGAACACCTGGATACGCGAGCGGCTGCCCTCAATGACCCGCACGTGCACGCGTACAGAGTCGCCCGGACGGAAATCAGGGATGTCGGTTCGCAGGGCTGCCTGGTCGACGGCCTTGATCAGCGGATTGGTCATGATGTGTCCTCGTCAGTGCCACAGGTCACCGCGGTAGTGGTTCCTGCCCGCGCTCCACCAGTGACCCCCTGTGGCAGGAACCAGCGCAGCGTGGGTTGCCCGATGGGCAACGAGAAAAGAGTATGCCATACCAGGCCCAGGACGCTGAAAACCATTAATGCTACCGGCGGCCCAATGCCTCAGCGCACAGCCACGACATCGGAGTTCTCACCGGCCATGCTGACCCTGCCTGCCAGGTTGGTGACACGCCATTGACGCATCCATGGACCACACGTAGCGTCAAGTTCACGTGATCGTGTACGTGAAAATCAAAGGGGGTTACTTGCAATGGCAATGATTCGCAACTCAATCACAGGGAAAATAGCACTGGTAGTGGCGCTTCTTAGCACCAGTTTCCTGCCACGACCAGCATTAGCTGACACCGCTGAAGAACCGCTGCAGGCAACGCCAGTCGGCATAGATTCCTCCGGTGAGCCACTCAATGCCCCGGCATCGGATGATCAGCCAGAATCCAGTGACGATTCCGGCTATACGCTGCCGAACATCAAGGGGGACACGCCCTCCAGCATTATCGGTGATGACGGCCGAGTGCACCTGACCGACACCACGACCTTCCCAAACTCCGCCGTGGTCTACATCAGCCACGAGGACCAGCCCCATTGCACTGGCTGGATGATCTCCAAGGACACGCTCGTCACCGCAGGGCACTGCCTCTACAACCCCAAGAAGAAGGCCTGGTACTCCGGACTCCAGTTCAGCCCGGGAGCAAACGGTGCTGAAAGGCCCTTCGACACCGCACAGGCTGTTGAGAGGTGGAGCGACGCCAAGTGGGTCTCCGACGGCGACAGCCGACTCGACTGGGGTGTTGTGAAACTGGACCGCTCGGTCGGGGATGAGACTGGCTGGTTCGGCCTGATGTGGCGCCAGGCAGGCTACGACGGCGACCCGACTGAACTGCACGGTTACCCCGGTGACAAGCCCGCGGGAGAGCTCTGGGGCATGGCCGGCCCGGTGAAGACGAGCCAGCCGAACCAGCTGTGCTATTACACGGATACCATCGGGGGCCAGAG
The sequence above is drawn from the Arachnia rubra genome and encodes:
- a CDS encoding YifB family Mg chelatase-like AAA ATPase, which encodes MSTALAWSVALNGLEGAMVEVEVADGGGLPRTVLVGLPDAALSQAKERVRAAVTGASLPWPSGLVTINLSPANLPKTGTHYDLAIATAVLAAIGKVPLEAAKSHVCLGELGLDGRLRRVPGILPALLAAARNGFDKAIVPASQEAEAGLVPGITVWAVGHLKDLVAVLNGEPPMGGWDAPVEEDQGPWERPTLDFREVQGHLDGRWAMEVAAAGRHHVFLHGAPGVGKTMLAARLTSILPSLDGEEAVEVSALHSLAGMDLSGGLLIDPPYADPHHSSSPASIIGGGARLIRPGSISLAHRGVLFLDEAPEFGARILDALRTPLESGWVTIGRAAVQVRYPARFQLVLAANPCPCGFHGVVGRECRCSPMMVRRYQERLSGPIMDRIDIRHHMLPQHRSFLGDAEDQPESSADIAARVLQARDRQLRRLSGTPWRTNGEVAGPWLRSQLPLPRDVSPLERALNRGLISTRGVDKVLRLAWTITDLAEEDQISASSLRVAMQLRQGTLQEAA
- a CDS encoding ribonuclease HII; translation: MDSYERLLVATGLGPVAGADEAGRGACAGPLVAAAVVLDPARPIAGLDDSKAISPKRRAGLCDLILERAAAVAWSRVEPADCDSLGMHEADLQGLRRAVARLEIRPGFVLTDGFPVNGLGAPGLGVWKGDKVVACISAASIVAKVQRDAIMMAYEQEYPGYGFWVHKGYCTAAHKRALKELGPTPIHRLSYSCVPDAARV
- the rplS gene encoding 50S ribosomal protein L19; this encodes MTNPLIKAVDQAALRTDIPDFRPGDSVRVHVRVIEGSRSRIQVFAGVVIARNAGGVQEAFTVRKVSFGIGVERTFPLHSPIIEKIEVERRGDVRRAKLYYLRGLRGKAAKIKEKRS
- the lepB gene encoding signal peptidase I; this translates as MDNTEESSTEAAQEKPRSFARRLFSGVGEIAIILVGALLISTLVKGFVTQVFSIPSGSMENTLKVGDRVLVAKFGGFQRGDVVVFEDPAHWLSGPQPEHSAFEKTLEFIGILPNPGGGYLIKRAIGMPGDRVTCCTAEGAITVNNVALDESQYLYSENGAQVAPSNVPFDVIVPADRIFVMGDHRNASADSRCHLRDTSDGGTPGTAAFVPTSKVVGATVAVVAPLDRLSTFRVPEAFSKIPKPEREVPAEPTIIEAPAGC
- a CDS encoding YraN family protein, which codes for MVVRGKARAIGQIGEERAVEHLVGLGWQVLDRNWRCNEGELDVVAHDPHAGALVFVEVKCRSGLGFGDPLEAVTWRKRSKIRQLSLLWLAEHRLRADRLRIDAIGVLLQPGRKPVLSHAQGIDE
- a CDS encoding trypsin-like serine peptidase — its product is MALLSTSFLPRPALADTAEEPLQATPVGIDSSGEPLNAPASDDQPESSDDSGYTLPNIKGDTPSSIIGDDGRVHLTDTTTFPNSAVVYISHEDQPHCTGWMISKDTLVTAGHCLYNPKKKAWYSGLQFSPGANGAERPFDTAQAVERWSDAKWVSDGDSRLDWGVVKLDRSVGDETGWFGLMWRQAGYDGDPTELHGYPGDKPAGELWGMAGPVKTSQPNQLCYYTDTIGGQSGSPVYLQNRFFAIAIHAYGVGERGSNDLCPAEYNAGTRISESLYSVILNLR
- a CDS encoding DUF2469 domain-containing protein, which codes for MSAEDLEQYESKLELDLYHEYKDVVSIFTYAVETERRFYLCNAVDLKVRTEGGDVYYEVSMGDAWVWDMYRPARFVKSAKVLTFRDVSIEEIAHSDFSVPDQN